The following proteins are co-located in the Salvelinus sp. IW2-2015 linkage group LG36, ASM291031v2, whole genome shotgun sequence genome:
- the LOC111959263 gene encoding olfactory receptor 52B2-like gives MENVSFTLSYKLTLDPFSIPPGGKYPIFFLGIAIYSFGVFCNLTLLSVIVMQRNLHKPMYFILFSLPLNDLIGITAMLPKVLSDIVTETNTVFYPLCVIQGFLLHMYGGAILFILAAMAFDRYVAICQPLRYSTIMTPRNVAVIILLVWGLDLLLILLLFSLQINLPRCRSSIMNVFCDNPSLLKLTCGNTTLNNVIGLFNTALMQIISVSIQIFSYVKILITCLVTRKSDAKSKALNTCVAQLVIFFIFEVVGTFTILSHRFKNVSADLQKIMGMLIFLVSPLMNPIVYGLNASEIRISLLKVFLNKVSA, from the coding sequence ATGGAGAACGTATCCTTCACCCTCAGCTATAAGTTAACTCTGGACCCATTTTCTATTCCACCTGGTGGAAAGTATCCCATCTTTTTCCTGGGCATAGCTATCTATTCATTTGGTGTGTTCTGCAACCTGACCTTACTGTCCGTCATCGTCATGCAAAGGAACCTTCACAAACCCATGTATTTTATTCTCTTCAGTCTTCCTCTCAACGATCTGATAGGAATCACTGCAATGCTCCCAAAGGTGCTGTCAGACATTGTGACTGAGACAAACACGGTCTTTTACCCTCTCTGTGTTATTCAGGGGTTTTTGCTCCACATGTACGGAGGTGCGATTCTCTTTATTCTTGCGGCTATGGCCTTTGATCGTTATGTTGCCATCTGCCAGCCGTTGAGGTACAGTACTATTATGACACCCAGGAATGTGGCAGTCATTATTTTACTGGTTTGGGGTCTTGACCTCCTCTTGATCCTACTGCTGTTCTCTCTGCAGATAAATCTGCCCCGGTGTAGATCCTCCATAATGAATGTGTTTTGTGATAACCCCTCCCTTCTTAAACTCACCTGTGGTAATACTACACTGAATAATGTCATAGGACTGTTTAACACAGCACTCATGCAGATTATAAGTGTATCCATTCAGATTTTTTCCTATGTGAAGATTCTGATCACTTGCTTGGTTACAAGAAAGTCTGACGCTAAGAGTAAGGCTTTGAACACCTGTGTGGCACAGTTGGTCATATTCTTCATATTTGAGGTTGTAGGAACCTTCACAATTTTATCACACAGATTCAAGAATGTCTCAGCTGACTTGCAAAAGATTATGGGCATGCTCATCTTTCTAGTATCTCCACTTATGAATCCAATTGTATACGGGCTGAATGCAAGTGAAATACGAATCTCCCTACTGAAAGTATTTCTCAACAAAGTATCAGCCTGA
- the LOC111959883 gene encoding olfactory receptor 52J3-like, which produces MMSVQTLNQTFSYHLQIASFDIPTPLTYPVFIMGLLLYLFSIFCNLTIMLLIITQRTLHKPMFYILFSLPLNDLLGISSMLPRVLSDIVTQTHSVYYPTCVFQAFLCHMYGGAVLFVLAAMSIDRYFAICKPLQYPSIMTPFTLCVIISAAWGLDMAMILTLFALQSRVKRCKAYILNIYCDNPSLLRLSCGEDLTTNNIYGLAMTAVMQMISVGIQLFSYINILVICIINRQSDTKSKAVNTCVAQLVTFLLFELTSTFVILSYRFQNIPPNAQKLCGMMIYLLLPIINPIIYGMKTKDIRTAFVMVVRKKKIAFK; this is translated from the coding sequence ATGATGTCGGTCCAGACTCTTAATCAGACATTCAGTTACCACTTGCAGATTGCCAGTTTTGACATCCCTACCCCATTGACCTACCCTGTGTTCATCATGGGTCTCCTGCTCTATCTGTTCTCTATTTTCTGTAACCTGACCATCATGCTGTTGATCATCACACAGCGGACTCTCCACAAGCCCATGTTTTACATCCTCTTCAGTCTCCCCCTGAATGACCTGCTAGGAATCAGCTCTATGCTACCCAGGGTGTTGTCAGACATCGTGACgcagactcactctgtgtactaCCCCACATGTGTTTTTCAAGCTTTTCTTTGCCACATGTACGGGGGTGCTGTGCTTTTTGTACTTGCAGCGATGTCAATTGATAGATATTTTGCCATTTGCAAACCACTGCAATACCCCTCGATCATGACACCTTTTACACTATGTGTCATTATATCAGCTGCTTGGGGCCTGGACATGGCCATGATATTGACCCTGTTTGCTCTTCAGTCCCGAGTTAAGAGGTGCAAGGCTTACATACTAAATATCTACTGTGACAACCCCTCTCTACTTCGCCTCTCATGTGGAGAAGATCTCACAACTAACAACATTTATGGTTTGGCTATGACAGCGGTTATGCAGATGATCAGTGTTGGTATTCAGCTATTTTCCTACATTAACATTCTTGTAATATGCATAATTAATCGACAATCTGACACCAAGAGCAAGGCTGTGAACACCTGTGTTGCTCAGCTAGTGACATTTCTCCTTTTTGAATTGACTTCCACCTTTGTAATACTGTCATATCGCTTTCAGAACATACCTCCTAATGCACAGAAACTGTGCGGTATGATGATCTACCTGCTCCTACCAATTATTAATCCAATTATATATGGGATGAAAACAaaggacatcagaacagcattTGTCATGGTCGTGAGGAAGAAAAAGATAGCGTTCAAGTGA